The sequence below is a genomic window from Lolium perenne isolate Kyuss_39 chromosome 4, Kyuss_2.0, whole genome shotgun sequence.
AACTCGCCCCTAGATCTGTTGCGTGTATCTTTCTCGGTTATCCCGACGGCAGGAAAGGGTACCGCTGCTATGATCCCATCTCACGGCGCATTATTTTCTCTCGTCACGTGACATTCGTTGAGTCAGTTTTCCCGTTCCGATCCTCGCTCTCCGAAACCGATCCGATCGATCGCTCGCACGACGACGATCCACCACCAGCGACTCACGTCGATCCCGCTGCATGGCCGGTCGCGCATCCACCCACAGGCTCATCGCCACCTGGCACGCCAGTCAGCCCATCGGGCCGCGCTTCCTCCGCGGCCCATGACCCGTCTCCGGTACCCTCACCAAGCCGCAGCCCACCAGTCGATTCTGCTGCTAGCTCGGCTTCGTCGATCTCCTCCTCGCCATCACCTGCACCCACAAATCAGCATCAGATGGTCACACGCGCCAAACTTGGAATTCGCAAACCAAATGCCAAATATGCTTCCATCGCGACGACCTCTGTCTCTCCGATTCCTACTTCCGTTCGTGAAGCTCTTCGGGATCCCCATTGGCGCGCGGCTATGAACGACGAGATCGCTGCCATCACTTCCAACAACACCTGGACTCTCGTTCCACGGCCTCCTCAAACTAATGTGGTCACAGGTAAATGAGTTTTCAGGCACAAGCACCGGGCAGATGGCTCCCTCGAGCGGTACAAGGCCCGCTGGGTCGTTCGTGGCTTCGCTCAACGCCCCGGCATCGATTTCGGCGAAACATTCTCGCCGGTGGTCAAACCGGCGACCATACGCACGGTCCTCTCCCTGGCGTGTTCACGCAACTGGCCGGTGCACCAGTTAGACGTGAAAAACGCCTTCCTCCATGGCGTACTTGAGGAGCAGGTGTACTGCTATCAGCCCACCGGATTCGTCGACTCGCTCCACCGTGATCACGTCTGCAAGCTCGCCAAGTCTCTCTACGGACTCAAGCAAGCACCACGCGCGTGGTTCAAGCGCTTCGCCGCCTTCGCCATCACCATCGGCTTCGTCGCTTCCCGCTCCGACGCCTCACTCTTCATCCTGAAGCAAGGCTCGGACGTCACGTACTTGCTCCTGTACGTTGACGACATCGTGCTGTCGGCCTCTACATCGCCCCTGCTCCACGCCATCATCGCCAAGCTCAAGTCTGAGTTCGCTATGAAGGATATGGGACCAttgcactacttcctcggcattcAAGTGCGACGCACCCCGCGTGGATTCTTTCTCAGTCAAGCACAATACGCTGATGAGATCCTTCAGCGTGCCGGCATGACGAACTGCACCGCCGTCTCGACCCCCATGGACACCAACTCCAAGGTAGCTGCCGATGCTGGCTCCCCTGTTGCTGATCCTTCTGAGTACCGAAGTCTCGCCGGCGCCCTGCAGTATTTGACGATGACTCGTCCGGACCTAGCTTATGCCGTGCAACAGATCTGCCAGCATATGCATGATCCTCGCGACGGTCATCTCGCCATCGTCAAAAGGATTCTGCGGTACGTTCGCGGGACTGCGTCTTTCGGGCTTCTTCTCGCTACAACACCATCGACTGACATTGTCGCCTACTCGGACGCCGATTGGGCGGGCTGCCCAGACACACGCCGATCAACATCTGGCTACTGTGTTTATCTCGATCGGCGGGGCTCTTGTTAGTTGGTCATCCAAGCGCCAAGCCACTGTCTCGCGATCCAGCGCCGAAGCGGAATATCGCGCCGTTGCAAATGCTGTCGCCGACTGCGTTTGGCTTCGTCAGCTACTTGGTGAGCTCAGCTGTCCTGTCTCCAAGGCTACTGTTGTTTTCTGCGACAACGTCTCCGCTGTGTACATGTCAACCAATCCAGTTCATCACAGACGAACCAAGCACATTGAGTTAGACATTCACTTCGTGCGAGAGAAGGTTGCACTCGGAGAACTTCGAGTCGTCCACATTCCAACTACCCAACAGCTCGCTGATGTTATGACAAAAGGATTGCCTGCAGCTTCTTTTCAATCATTCAGATCCAGTCTTTGCGTTCTTCCGGTTGAAGATCTTGAGACTGCGGCGGGGTGTTAGTGTACATGTACATCTGTCAGTTAGGTTGTTTATATTGTGTAACAATACCTAGCTCTAGATAGATACTAACTCAGCCCAAGGCCCAATCCTACGTCGGTTGTTACGTATGGATATGCGCTGCTATGAGGCTATATATGCCTGCACCATCGATCAATACAATTGAGCATTGTTGCATCGCCTATCTCTCTCTAAAACCCTAGCTTAGGCTCTTACACTCCCCACGGTGGCGCATCAGCCAGTGGATGGCACCGCCCTGGAGAACGATGGCGCGGCGGCGTATTTCTTTCCAATACTGCCAAAAGAAACCATAGTTGGTGTGGCTCATGACAGCAGGTGCGGAAGTGCCACACGTGTACGTGGCGGTCTGCACCAGTCTGCTGCTCGTATTGCTGCTGCTATCAGGCTCAGGCATGGTGACGATGTAGGGCATGAATAGCAGGAATGAGCAGCCGATGCCGTCCGCAGCGGTGAGCAGGACACACCTATATATCAAAGCATCTGGTCTGATACGGCCGGATGCCTGGTGGGTTAGAGAGGAAAGTGCGGCGGCCGGTGATTGGGTCGTACACGCACAGGTTATCGAGTATGCTGCTCGCATGGCGacggcggaggaggacgaggccAGCACGAGATACCACGGGGCAGTAGTTGCCAAAGAGGCCATTCGCGGAGCGCGACATGTAGGGAAACATATGGTCCTCGAAAAACGATAGGGCGGCGGGCGTGGCCGGGTGGACCAAAGACATGTGTGCCGAcggatcgtcctcctcgtcgtgggTGCTGTCATAAGCGACGAGGATGCACGACGGCACAACCCCTCCTCGTTGGGTGACACGGCGGATGAAGGACGAACCGAGGATTTCGCGGCGAGGAGCTTGCAGGCGGCGGCACAACGGAAGAGCAGAGTGCAGAAGTCGCACAGATCTCGAGCAGGATGTCCACCGGGAGCGTCGGCTCGGCCGCCGCCGGTGCCCCCGGCGTGCATGGCTCTTCTCGTCGGCGTTTCCACGTCGCCATTGTGTTTAGTTAGAGGGAAGACGACTTTATTGATTGATCTACGAAGGAGACGGAGTTGAGCTGTCGGCTGTCGTATGTAGTAGAGGTATATACacgaaaaagaaagaaaattgtTTATCCATGCATGCAGCAAAACTAGAGAAAAGCAGGACTTCCCAAACGCGCGCCCCTTGATAAAACTAATAAGAAAAACGGTGGTTTCAAGAAAATAAAGTACGTATTCCCTCGCGTGGCATTGCAATACTAGTGTGGTTTTGTTGCTGCCAAACAAAGTTTTTCATTCACAAATTGGACACCTCACTAGCCCGTTCTCGTTGCACTCCGTGCACGTCCTGAACGCGCCTGTGCCAGAGCAGTCGAAGCACGGCAAGAAACGCAGGCCTCCGCAGCCATGGCAAGACTCCGCCACGAAGGCCGCCTCGCAGTCCACCAGCGCCTCGCCGAGACCCCCTGACTCATGCATGCGGCggacctcctcggctccccccaaATGCCTGCCGTCGACGAACACTTGCGGGAGCCCTGGCGTGGCGAGGGCGCCGCTGATGCCGAGCGCGTCGCGCAGCTCGTGCTTGTACCCGGCGTGCATCGACAGGTCGCGCTCGTCAACGCGCACGCCGTAGCCGGAGAGTATGGTGGCCGCGTCGCAGCAGTCCTCGTACGTCTTCCGGATGCCGCGGATGCTCGTCAGGTACACGACGACCCGTCCGCGGGCCTTGTTTGCCGACTTGCCGTCGTCGATCATCCTTTGCTGGATTTCCGAAGGAGGTGGCGCGACCGGGTCCCGGGACGCCGACAGGACGTCGAACTCCGGCGATCCGGCAGCCGACACGCCGCCGTCGTCGAGCCGTTGCATGAGCTCCCGCGGGTAGATCTCCACGTGGTCGCGCGCCGGCGTCGCTCGCCTCTGCCGCTTCTTCGCTGGCTCCTCCACCATCGGCGGCGACGATGCTGGGAAGCACCGCTTGCGCTTGGACCGGCACCTCCCCGCCGCGCCGCCACCGGTCTCCTTCTCCCCTCCGCCGAGAGAAACCGCACCTCCGCGGCTAATCTGGCGCCTCCGCGGCTGATTCGGCGCCTGCACCCGGCATCCAGCAGGCCTCCTGGAGCACCTCCGCGGCTGATCCGGCGCCTGCACCCAGCATTCTGCGTCGATGGACACTGTGCAACCCATGATTGATTCACCACCGCCGCCGTtccacaccgaggaggaggaggaggaggaggaggagaaaacGGCAAAGGAAAGGGGGCCCGTGTGTGTGTGAAACTACCGTTTGAGCCTTAACTGGGTATAAAAGCAGGGCTCTTTGAGCTTCGCTTTTCAAATGGTATGAAGTTCGTTGCGCGCGGCGAGCGGAAAGGAAGGAAGGAGCAACGGGAAGGAGGACGCGGTGGACAGATTGTTACGGGGAGGCGATTGGTTTAATTTTCGAGCAAGAATCGGTTTCGGTTGTGTACTAATTAATTAATAATTAATTATTATCTATTTGATAATCTTCGGTGCAGTAGTAACATGACAAGTATCAGTAAACCGAGTAGGATACTGAATCTTTTCCTGTATCCCGGAAGAAAAAATCGCATTTCCACTATCGCCTCCACAAAATATAAACACGGTTTTGCTTCATTACACGAGAGGAATTTTCAAGAGGTTTGAACGGATCAAAAAACTCAAATGTAATGAAAACCTTAGCAAATAGTATTTCAATATGAATAATCTATACAGCTTCAACTTCTCTTGGTCCTCAACAAAATTTCAACAAAGGACTGGCCTATTCCTCTACATTTTAAGTGGGTTTAAGAGGGGATCCACGGTTTCTGCTTTCGTGGAAGACATGCTGGCGTGGATAGGCTGCACGTCAAAAGAAATTAGTGGGATAAACTTCTTAGTTATATATGACTAGTTGAATACCCGTGCGTTGTCATGGGTTCACGATTTTTTTTCCAGTCGCACGTGTAAATATAATGCATATAAATATTCCCGATGATTCAATTATGCAAACTAATCAACACTTATCTGTGTCAACACTATCCATAAGAGTCGTGCACTTTGGGCTGATCAAAGTACATTTCATTCTCACTTCTGTTTCACATtgcctctctctccctccccaataATCACCACCAATAACAAGAAGT
It includes:
- the LOC127348790 gene encoding uncharacterized protein → MGCTVSIDAECWVQAPDQPRRCSRRPAGCRVQAPNQPRRRQISRGGAVSLGGGEKETGGGAAGRCRSKRKRCFPASSPPMVEEPAKKRQRRATPARDHVEIYPRELMQRLDDGGVSAAGSPEFDVLSASRDPVAPPPSEIQQRMIDDGKSANKARGRVVVYLTSIRGIRKTYEDCCDAATILSGYGVRVDERDLSMHAGYKHELRDALGISGALATPGLPQVFVDGRHLGGAEEVRRMHESGGLGEALVDCEAAFVAESCHGCGGLRFLPCFDCSGTGAFRTCTECNENGLVRCPICE